A single region of the Coregonus clupeaformis isolate EN_2021a unplaced genomic scaffold, ASM2061545v1 scaf0614, whole genome shotgun sequence genome encodes:
- the LOC121568187 gene encoding dual oxidase maturation factor 1-like → MTFYDGIYPFYPLQRTSFIFSTHLLTIILVFLVLMVSFLLILPGIRGKSRLFWMFRIVISLFIGVVIVALNFTSDWAEARTTTNATYKSFSSEEVNADVGLHVGLYGINITLKGNPVNQLNETINYNEMFEWKDTIDEEYEDALERGLPNPILYIAEKFTLNNPCGLIYQYRYSGRYASATLWTAFCCWLVANVLFSMPVILYAGYMMVATAAFIFFSMASFSTVMNLPTCLFTIGTSGAFQTEYSGSFWLALATGALCLVIGILVVLLDCLIPEKIREAFSVGVDNDEDEDVYFGEGYLNSNFLASVTTTPLTTLVLPMDDIQKDSHQPSLQELSIAM, encoded by the exons ATGACTTTCTACGATGGCATCTACCCATTCTACCCCCTGCAAAGAACCTCCTTTATCTTCAGCACCCACCTCCTCACCATTATCCTGGTCTTCCTGGTCCTCATGGTCAGCTTCCTTCTCATTCTGCCAGGTATCAGAGGCAAATCG AGACTGTTCTGGATGTTCAGAATCGTCATCAGTTTATTCATAGGCGTTGTAATAGTAG cGCTGAATTTCACCAGTGACTGGGCGGAGGCCAGAACCACAACCAACGCCACCTACAAGTCCTTCAGCAGTGAGGAGGTGAACGCTGACGTGGGACTGCATGTAGGACTGTATGGTATCAACATTACTTTAAAAG GGAATCCTGTGAATCAACTCAACGAGACCATCAACTACAACGAGATGTTTGAGTGGAAAGACACCATCGATGAGGAGTACGAGGATGCCCTAGAGAGAGGTCTACCCAACCCCATCCTCTATATCGCTGAGAAGTTTACCCTTAACAACCCCTGTGGCCTCATCTACCAGTATAGATACTCTGGTCGCTACGCCTCGGCCACTCTCTG GACAGCGTTCTGCTGCTGGCTGGTAGCCAACGTGCTGTTCTCCATGCCTGTCATCCTGTACGCCGGCTACATGATGGTGGCCACCGCCGCCTTCATCTTTTTCTCCATGGCCTCCTTCTCCACCGTCATGAACCTGCCGACCTGCCTGTTCACCATAGGCACCTCGGGAGCCTTCCAGACAGAGTACAGCGGTTCTTTCTGGCTGGCACTGGCCACAG GTGCTCTGTGTCTGGTCATCGGAATCCTGGTGGTTCTGCTGGACTGTCTGATCCCTGAGAAGATACGAGAGGCCTTCAGTGTCGGGGTGGACAACGACGAAGATGAAGATGTTTATTTTGGAGAGGGATACCTGAACTCCAACTTCCTGGCAAGCGTAACCACCACACCTTTGACAACCTTAGTACTTCCTATG GATGATATTCAGAAAGACAGCCACCAACCATCACTCCAGGAGCTGTCGATCGCAATGTAA